Below is a window of Nitrospinota bacterium DNA.
AAGTAGCGCCGTGTTCAAAATTCAGGTATTCGCGGAGAATCTGCGGACGCGGACGATGGGTATGAAGCCCGTCCATCTGCCGGAGGTCGGCTCCACTTCCGATTGGATCGCGGAAAGATTGTCCACTCATGGAGTGGAGCGGCTTGTGGCCGTGGCGGAACGCCAGACCAATGGGAAGGGGAGGGGAGGCCGGGAGTGGGTCAGCCCTCCATTCGTGAACGTGGCCGCGAGCGTTGCGTGGAAGATGCCGGGCAGTGTGGACCCGCCGGGGCTTGTGACCATCGCCGCAGGAGTGGCGCTGGCAGAATGCGCGCGGGAAGTGTGCGGGGTGGCCGCGATGATAAAGTATCCCAATGATCTGTATGTCAACGGACGCAAGGCGGGAGGGATATTGACCGAGCGCAAGGTGTGCGGGGCGGATGTATGGGCG
It encodes the following:
- a CDS encoding biotin--[acetyl-CoA-carboxylase] ligase, with product MFKIQVFAENLRTRTMGMKPVHLPEVGSTSDWIAERLSTHGVERLVAVAERQTNGKGRGGREWVSPPFVNVAASVAWKMPGSVDPPGLVTIAAGVALAECAREVCGVAAMIKYPNDLYVNGRKAGGILTERKVCGADVWAVIGVGVNVNTEAWMFPEDIGARATSLMIEAGRPVLREKLLASFVNKLEERLDSLANSGLDGILERSRQLSCVLGHEVTAEDAGETVRGVAVDIDNSGALLVKTRDGVVRRIISGETSVCAQNIRLAVST